One window of the Gammaproteobacteria bacterium genome contains the following:
- a CDS encoding Ig-like domain-containing protein: MKSGRVTWLPSRRGGSRLVILLAVVLSALSCHDDAPEPLSPFTETVPSAQASLAEPDRAALVEFYHATGGDQWRRRGGWLSDDPIGTWHGVRVEGGRVVRLELNDNNLRGRLPKVVAELSGLRVLRLDLNRLWGRIPPEWGDLSELRELGLLSNLLSGTIPSELKRLSRLQVLELRYAGLEGPLPAWLGELTDLYELGLSGNYFDSPIPPELGNLRNLSTLYLSDAEVWGPIPPELGNLSKLRDLSLTDNHFSGPIPPELGRLAGLRRLFLSRSNLSGPIPSELGNLTDLDVLWLDDNNLAGPIPEALDNLVNLKYLFLSLNRLSGNLPPGIGGWPKLEYLHLERNGFEGGVPPEWGGLSSLRELLLGGNPELAGELPSGLTRLNLDWLDTDGSALCSPKTPEFADWLSRIAIQSAKPCGQGDLDAYLIQATQSRSGLVPLIAGRKALLRAFVTAADAVERFPDVRAHFYLNGAPAHVLDVPGKPGPVPVEVDESDAAMSVNAMVPGWVIQPGLEMVIEVDPNGEVADSVAMARRIPGEGRIEVNVTEMPAMELTLIPWVWPRDPEEEILDLMRDISAESEVFWATRTLLPVDEIDLTVHEPVFTSTNSGFEIPYEVKAIRAIEGGSGYYMALTSQVDRDNGVAGVALRGGWSAWSVFQGGTIAHELGHNLSLGHAPCGTSGDPRYPQADGSVGTFGFDFDTGMESVVHPRTRDFMSYCNPAWVGAWHFEEMVRHRQRQEGAGAEAGGAAQSKALLLWGGRDARDGLFLKPAFWVDAPYAPPPSGGSYELKGWSSSGEQLFSVRFGMVESEDGDGRAGFAFALPARAEWSDLAEVALRGPGALAVLNEDTDRPSVILRDAATGRVRAMLIDAPAAAMAASADGAASSLADGARLVAARSDGLPDPADWRPMDAGASSAAGDSGTVASITVAPALATVAVGDTVRLAATALDADSSEVDGVEFEWHSGDTLVAAVDQAGLVAALGEGSTVVTATARGVSGAAEVRAEQRPMSIVLTPEAATIEAGDTVRFAATAFDVHGSPMENVDFEWAASDTSVAWAGRSGLVFGWSAGSATVSVRTDRGVSASATVAVEGELEGERLALSRLYARLRGWEWRESGNWLTDAPLADWHGITTHQGSGKVSGVDLRANGLRGQLGPELGELTELERLELGSNAIRGHIPPEIYGLDRLWLLDLGGLGLTGRLSPGIGNLSRLILLNLDGNGLSGSIPPTIGQLTGLISLGLAYNAFEGPIPQRILDIGDLASLNLEGNRLSGEIPAGLGELRNLQSLELSRNLLTGELPPSLGRLERLREMGVADNRLAGELPPELGGLRAIERIALENNPMLRGALPSAWVERSQTLDLTVGGTEVCAPRHPGAVGWLRMNDLTFIPVCAGGEAAFAYLVQAVQSRQYPTPLVAGEDALLRVFMSTDGHADMPRVRATFHADGRIVHTADIPAGEARIPPEIDEGDLSKSANAVVPGEVVQPGLEMVIEIDPDGTLDEGLGIPGRIPAEGRAPVDVRAVPALDLTAIPFLQADNPDSTLLERAGALEADTSVFGLADELLPVGELAVTLHEPVLTTSEFAGNLLHETELIRVVEGGDGYFMGLFGHIRSGVIGEASYIGGRSFVSLAHAGVIAHELGHAMNLRHTSCGVGGDDPNYPWRDGRTGSWGYDFATGALVPPEATDVMGYCGRQWISGYHFSIALDHRLRTEAATAPPAVAGPALLVWGGVDADGQPFLKPAFVVNAPPTLPAPGGDHRLTVLARDGRTLFSVSFDMPETSHLDGASSFVFAIPAPEGWAGAIERIMLDGPGGAAALDPETSAPAIIVRDPADGRVLGLLADPPPALLPSADGRGNSPFSGLDIAVSGGLPEVWQERR; the protein is encoded by the coding sequence ATGAAATCCGGTCGAGTGACATGGCTGCCGAGTCGGCGAGGCGGTTCGCGGCTGGTTATTTTGCTTGCCGTCGTGTTGTCGGCGCTTTCCTGCCATGACGACGCACCGGAGCCGCTGAGTCCGTTCACCGAGACGGTCCCCTCGGCGCAGGCCAGCCTCGCGGAGCCCGACCGCGCGGCGCTTGTGGAGTTCTATCATGCGACCGGGGGCGACCAGTGGCGGCGGCGCGGCGGCTGGCTTTCGGACGACCCGATCGGCACATGGCACGGCGTGAGGGTCGAGGGCGGCCGGGTGGTGCGGCTCGAACTCAACGACAACAACCTGAGGGGACGCCTTCCCAAGGTCGTGGCCGAACTGTCCGGCCTTCGCGTTCTGAGACTGGATCTCAACAGGCTGTGGGGCCGGATTCCGCCCGAGTGGGGCGATCTGTCCGAGCTGCGGGAGTTGGGCCTGCTGTCGAACCTTCTTTCCGGCACCATCCCTTCCGAACTGAAGCGGCTGTCGCGCCTGCAAGTCCTTGAGTTGCGGTACGCGGGCCTTGAGGGTCCGCTACCCGCATGGCTGGGCGAACTGACCGATCTGTACGAACTGGGCCTGTCGGGGAACTACTTCGACAGCCCGATACCGCCGGAGTTGGGCAACCTGCGCAATCTGAGTACGCTGTATCTGTCCGACGCCGAGGTCTGGGGGCCGATACCGCCGGAGCTCGGCAACCTGTCGAAGCTCCGGGACCTGTCTCTCACCGACAACCATTTCTCCGGCCCGATTCCGCCTGAGCTGGGGAGGCTCGCCGGTCTCCGGAGGCTCTTCCTGTCGAGATCGAACCTGAGCGGCCCGATTCCCTCCGAGTTGGGGAATCTGACGGATCTCGATGTCCTGTGGCTGGACGACAACAACCTGGCCGGGCCGATCCCGGAGGCACTCGACAACCTCGTGAACCTCAAGTATCTGTTTCTGTCCCTGAACCGGTTGAGCGGCAACCTGCCGCCCGGGATCGGCGGCTGGCCGAAGTTGGAGTATCTGCACCTTGAGAGGAACGGATTCGAAGGCGGCGTTCCGCCCGAGTGGGGCGGGCTTTCGAGTCTCCGCGAGCTGTTGCTGGGAGGGAACCCCGAGTTGGCGGGAGAACTCCCGAGCGGGTTGACGCGCCTGAACCTGGACTGGCTGGATACCGACGGCTCGGCCCTCTGCTCCCCGAAGACCCCCGAGTTCGCGGACTGGTTGAGCCGTATCGCGATTCAATCGGCGAAGCCGTGCGGACAGGGCGACCTCGATGCCTATCTCATCCAAGCGACGCAGTCGCGGAGCGGCCTGGTTCCGCTCATTGCCGGCCGGAAGGCGCTCTTGCGGGCGTTCGTGACGGCGGCGGACGCCGTCGAGCGTTTCCCGGACGTGCGGGCGCACTTCTACCTGAACGGCGCGCCGGCGCATGTCCTGGACGTTCCGGGGAAGCCGGGTCCGGTTCCGGTCGAAGTGGACGAGAGCGATGCCGCGATGTCCGTCAACGCGATGGTGCCGGGTTGGGTGATTCAGCCGGGCTTGGAGATGGTGATCGAGGTCGATCCGAACGGGGAGGTGGCCGACAGCGTCGCCATGGCGCGCCGGATTCCGGGGGAGGGCCGTATCGAGGTGAACGTGACCGAGATGCCGGCAATGGAGTTGACGTTGATCCCGTGGGTGTGGCCCAGGGACCCCGAGGAGGAGATCCTGGACCTCATGCGGGACATCTCGGCGGAGTCGGAGGTGTTCTGGGCTACGAGAACGCTTCTGCCGGTGGACGAGATCGACCTGACGGTTCACGAGCCGGTGTTCACGTCGACGAACTCCGGTTTCGAGATTCCCTACGAGGTGAAGGCGATCCGGGCCATCGAGGGCGGGTCGGGATACTATATGGCTCTCACGTCGCAGGTGGACCGCGACAATGGCGTCGCCGGCGTGGCCCTGCGTGGCGGCTGGTCCGCATGGTCGGTGTTTCAGGGCGGAACCATCGCGCATGAGCTCGGCCACAACCTGAGCTTGGGCCACGCGCCCTGTGGCACCTCTGGCGACCCCCGGTACCCTCAGGCGGACGGGTCGGTGGGCACCTTCGGGTTCGATTTCGATACCGGGATGGAGTCGGTCGTCCATCCCAGGACCAGGGACTTCATGAGCTACTGCAACCCGGCATGGGTCGGGGCGTGGCATTTCGAAGAGATGGTCCGTCACCGCCAGAGGCAGGAAGGCGCGGGGGCCGAGGCGGGCGGCGCGGCTCAATCGAAGGCGCTGCTCTTATGGGGAGGGCGCGACGCAAGGGACGGGCTCTTCCTGAAACCGGCGTTCTGGGTGGACGCGCCGTATGCGCCACCGCCCTCCGGCGGCTCATACGAGTTGAAGGGGTGGTCGTCGTCGGGCGAGCAATTGTTCTCCGTGCGCTTCGGCATGGTCGAGTCGGAGGACGGGGACGGGCGCGCGGGCTTCGCGTTCGCGCTCCCCGCGCGTGCGGAGTGGAGCGACTTGGCGGAGGTTGCCCTGCGCGGGCCGGGCGCGTTGGCGGTGCTGAACGAAGACACCGACCGTCCCTCGGTCATTCTGAGGGACGCGGCGACCGGCCGGGTGCGGGCCATGCTCATCGACGCCCCGGCGGCGGCCATGGCCGCGAGCGCCGATGGCGCCGCTTCCTCCCTGGCGGATGGCGCCCGTCTCGTGGCGGCACGCAGTGACGGGCTGCCGGACCCCGCCGATTGGCGGCCCATGGACGCGGGCGCGAGTTCGGCCGCGGGCGACTCCGGCACGGTGGCCTCGATCACGGTCGCGCCCGCACTGGCGACGGTGGCCGTGGGGGATACGGTGCGCCTCGCGGCGACCGCGCTGGACGCCGACAGTTCGGAGGTGGATGGCGTCGAGTTCGAGTGGCATTCCGGCGATACGCTGGTGGCGGCAGTGGACCAAGCAGGCTTGGTCGCGGCGCTCGGCGAGGGTTCGACCGTTGTCACGGCAACGGCGCGCGGCGTGTCGGGCGCGGCCGAGGTGCGGGCGGAGCAACGCCCGATGTCCATCGTGTTGACGCCCGAGGCCGCAACGATCGAGGCGGGCGACACGGTGCGTTTCGCGGCGACGGCGTTCGACGTCCACGGCTCGCCCATGGAGAACGTCGACTTCGAGTGGGCCGCAAGCGACACGTCGGTGGCTTGGGCCGGCCGTTCCGGGCTTGTCTTCGGCTGGAGCGCCGGAAGCGCCACCGTCTCGGTTCGCACCGACCGCGGCGTCTCGGCCTCCGCCACCGTGGCGGTGGAGGGGGAGTTGGAGGGGGAACGGCTGGCCTTGTCGCGTCTTTACGCTCGCTTGCGGGGGTGGGAGTGGCGCGAAAGCGGCAACTGGCTCACGGACGCGCCGCTCGCCGATTGGCATGGGATCACCACGCATCAGGGAAGCGGCAAGGTCTCCGGCGTGGACCTTCGGGCGAACGGCCTGAGAGGGCAGTTGGGTCCCGAACTGGGAGAGCTGACCGAACTGGAACGCCTCGAACTCGGATCCAACGCCATCCGGGGCCACATACCGCCGGAGATTTATGGGCTCGACCGACTCTGGCTGTTGGATCTTGGTGGGTTGGGCCTCACCGGTCGTCTATCGCCGGGGATCGGGAACCTCTCCCGGCTCATTCTGCTGAACTTGGACGGCAATGGGCTGTCGGGGTCCATCCCGCCGACGATCGGCCAACTGACGGGCTTGATCAGCTTGGGTCTCGCGTACAACGCCTTCGAGGGACCGATCCCGCAGCGAATCCTGGACATCGGGGATCTCGCGTCGCTCAATCTGGAAGGCAACCGGTTGAGCGGCGAAATCCCGGCGGGGCTGGGCGAACTCCGGAACCTCCAGTCGCTCGAACTGTCGCGCAACCTGCTGACCGGCGAACTGCCGCCAAGCCTCGGCAGGCTCGAACGCCTGCGGGAAATGGGCGTGGCGGACAACCGGCTGGCGGGCGAACTGCCGCCCGAACTCGGCGGGCTTCGGGCGATCGAACGGATCGCCCTGGAAAACAACCCCATGCTGCGGGGTGCCCTGCCGTCGGCCTGGGTCGAGAGGAGCCAGACGCTGGACTTGACGGTTGGAGGCACGGAGGTGTGTGCTCCCCGGCACCCGGGGGCCGTGGGCTGGCTGCGCATGAACGACCTGACGTTCATTCCGGTGTGCGCCGGGGGGGAAGCCGCGTTCGCGTATCTCGTGCAGGCCGTCCAGTCGCGGCAGTATCCGACCCCGCTCGTCGCGGGCGAGGACGCGCTGCTGAGGGTCTTCATGTCCACCGACGGCCACGCGGACATGCCGCGGGTCAGGGCCACCTTCCACGCGGACGGTCGGATCGTGCACACGGCCGACATCCCGGCGGGCGAAGCGCGCATTCCGCCGGAGATCGACGAGGGGGACCTGTCGAAGTCGGCCAACGCGGTCGTTCCGGGAGAAGTCGTGCAACCCGGCCTCGAAATGGTGATCGAAATCGATCCGGACGGCACCCTGGACGAGGGGCTCGGCATCCCCGGCCGGATTCCGGCCGAGGGCCGGGCTCCGGTCGACGTGCGCGCGGTTCCGGCGCTCGATCTCACGGCGATCCCCTTCCTGCAGGCCGACAACCCGGACTCCACATTGCTGGAGCGGGCGGGCGCGCTCGAAGCCGACACCAGCGTATTTGGGCTGGCGGACGAGCTTCTGCCGGTCGGCGAACTCGCCGTGACGCTGCACGAGCCCGTTTTGACCACCTCGGAGTTCGCCGGAAACCTGCTGCACGAAACGGAACTCATTCGCGTCGTCGAGGGCGGGGACGGCTACTTCATGGGCCTCTTCGGCCACATTCGCTCTGGCGTCATCGGAGAAGCCTCCTACATCGGAGGCAGGAGCTTCGTGTCCCTCGCGCACGCTGGCGTGATCGCTCACGAACTCGGACACGCGATGAACTTGCGGCATACGTCGTGTGGGGTTGGCGGCGACGATCCGAACTATCCCTGGCGGGACGGAAGGACGGGCTCGTGGGGATACGACTTCGCCACGGGCGCGTTGGTGCCGCCGGAAGCCACCGACGTCATGGGATACTGCGGCCGGCAGTGGATCAGCGGCTATCACTTCTCGATCGCGCTTGACCACCGCCTGCGCACCGAGGCGGCAACGGCACCCCCCGCGGTGGCGGGACCGGCGCTGCTCGTCTGGGGTGGCGTCGATGCCGACGGCCAGCCCTTCCTCAAGCCGGCGTTCGTCGTGAACGCGCCGCCCACCCTGCCCGCTCCGGGCGGCGACCACCGGTTGACCGTCCTCGCGCGCGACGGAAGGACGCTGTTCTCGGTCAGCTTCGACATGCCCGAGACCTCGCATCTGGACGGAGCATCGTCGTTCGTATTCGCCATCCCCGCGCCCGAGGGTTGGGCGGGCGCCATCGAGCGCATCATGCTCGACGGACCCGGCGGGGCCGCCGCCCTGGACCCGGAGACCAGCGCGCCCGCCATCATCGTCCGGGATCCGGCCGATGGGCGCGTGCTCGGCCTGCTCGCCGATCCGCCGCCCGCCCTGCTGCCATCCGCGGACGGCCGGGGGAACTCGCCGTTCTCGGGCTTGGACATCGCCGTCAGCGGCGGGCTGCCCGAGGTGTGGCAGGAGCGACGTTGA
- a CDS encoding oxidoreductase — translation MGKVILVTGASSGMGREAAILLARGGHTVYAAARRADRMGDLSEHGITPVEMDVSKGGDNERTVRRIVDAEGRIDVLINNAGYGLFGTVEDIPLEDARYQFEVNLFGLAHLTQLVLPHMRAQGAGRIVNTSSMGGRIFTPFGAWYHATKHALEGWSDCLRIETAPFNIQVVLIQPGVIRTDFGDVAGGSLQKYYADSAYKAGLDRFLALASDPKAASRGTDAKVLAQVFVEAATAARPRRRYAKGATARPLMFIRKWFGDRIYESVLRRAFG, via the coding sequence TTGGGCAAGGTCATACTCGTCACCGGAGCCTCCTCCGGCATGGGCCGCGAGGCGGCGATCCTCTTGGCCCGCGGGGGCCATACCGTCTACGCTGCCGCTCGCCGGGCCGACCGCATGGGGGACCTGTCCGAACACGGTATCACCCCGGTCGAGATGGACGTCTCGAAGGGCGGGGACAACGAACGGACCGTGCGCCGGATCGTCGACGCCGAGGGACGCATCGACGTTCTCATCAACAACGCGGGCTACGGCCTGTTCGGCACGGTCGAGGACATCCCACTCGAAGATGCCAGATACCAGTTCGAGGTGAACCTGTTCGGTCTCGCCCATCTCACCCAGCTCGTCCTGCCGCACATGCGGGCGCAAGGCGCGGGCCGGATCGTCAACACCTCCTCGATGGGCGGCCGGATCTTCACGCCCTTCGGGGCTTGGTACCACGCAACCAAGCACGCGCTCGAAGGATGGTCGGACTGCCTTCGCATCGAGACCGCGCCCTTCAACATCCAGGTCGTCCTCATCCAGCCTGGCGTCATCCGGACCGATTTCGGCGATGTGGCGGGAGGGAGCTTACAGAAGTACTATGCGGACAGCGCCTACAAGGCCGGTCTCGACCGGTTCTTGGCGCTGGCGTCCGACCCCAAGGCCGCGAGCCGCGGGACCGACGCCAAGGTGCTCGCCCAAGTGTTCGTCGAGGCCGCGACCGCCGCCCGCCCGCGGCGACGGTACGCGAAGGGCGCGACGGCGCGTCCCCTGATGTTCATCCGCAAGTGGTTCGGCGACCGCATCTACGAGTCCGTGCTGCGGCGCGCGTTCGGCTGA
- a CDS encoding serine hydrolase encodes MRAPPPLPILASLLYAAGMAAACVEPPSDATARVDEIFAQWDSSGSPGCALSVSQAGSSLLSRAWGMADLEHDIPNTPSTIFEGGSLAKQFTSAAVVLLALDGKLSLDDDVRTYIPEVRDYGTPVTLRRLMTHTSGMRDWGSVASISGWGRGARSHRHAHVLDIVSRQSALNFEPGHEYSYSNTGYNLLAVVVDRVSGMPFAEFSRERIFEPLGMSDTQWRDDYRRLVPRRSTAYSASDDGFLINRPIEYVHGNGGILSTVGDLQTWNAALTDGRLGGEEFVRMMHDRAVLNDGRTISYAGGLQLRDFAGVPSITHTGSTAGYRGFIGRYPDQQLSIAILCNVGNANPGALGGQVARVFLGDAASPDPEPGEGMSLSAGDLEGKTGLYREVDTGDPLRITVEDGALRVGNQRLVAHSASEFQVGASERRLVFAAAADGARPTIDEYTGEYYDNTYEPVDEFAPAAGQLDAYVGTFHSDDAETTLVVAVEGDHLVAKRRPDAVFELEPVYQDAFNAGGLGRIRFDLGADGRAAAFSIRQGRVYDMRFQRVADSGE; translated from the coding sequence ATGAGAGCACCGCCCCCCCTTCCCATCCTTGCATCGCTGCTCTACGCGGCGGGAATGGCTGCCGCGTGCGTGGAGCCGCCGTCGGACGCGACCGCCCGCGTCGACGAGATCTTCGCCCAGTGGGACTCCTCCGGGAGCCCGGGATGCGCGCTTTCGGTGTCCCAGGCGGGCAGCTCCCTGCTTTCGCGGGCGTGGGGCATGGCGGACCTGGAGCACGACATCCCCAACACGCCGTCCACGATCTTCGAGGGGGGTTCGCTGGCCAAGCAGTTCACCTCGGCGGCCGTGGTCCTGCTGGCGCTCGACGGGAAGCTCTCCCTCGACGACGACGTGCGCACGTACATCCCGGAGGTGCGCGACTACGGCACGCCGGTCACCCTGCGCCGCCTCATGACGCACACCAGCGGGATGCGCGACTGGGGTTCGGTGGCCTCGATCTCCGGCTGGGGGCGCGGTGCACGCTCGCACCGGCACGCGCACGTGCTCGACATCGTGAGCCGCCAGAGCGCGCTCAACTTCGAGCCCGGCCATGAGTACTCGTACAGCAACACCGGCTACAACCTGCTCGCAGTGGTCGTGGACCGGGTGAGCGGGATGCCCTTCGCCGAGTTTTCCCGTGAGCGCATCTTCGAGCCCCTGGGGATGAGCGATACGCAGTGGCGCGACGACTACCGGCGCCTGGTTCCGCGGCGCAGCACCGCCTATTCCGCGTCCGACGACGGGTTCCTCATCAACCGGCCCATCGAGTATGTGCATGGCAACGGAGGCATCCTGAGCACGGTGGGCGACCTGCAGACCTGGAACGCGGCGCTCACGGACGGGCGTCTGGGCGGGGAGGAGTTCGTGCGCATGATGCATGACCGGGCCGTCCTGAACGATGGTCGGACGATCTCCTACGCCGGAGGGCTCCAGCTTCGGGATTTCGCGGGCGTGCCCTCGATCACGCACACCGGATCGACCGCCGGATATCGGGGCTTCATTGGCCGTTATCCCGACCAGCAACTGTCTATCGCCATCCTGTGCAACGTGGGCAACGCCAACCCGGGCGCGCTGGGCGGGCAGGTAGCGCGCGTTTTCCTGGGCGACGCGGCGTCCCCCGACCCGGAGCCGGGCGAGGGGATGTCGCTTTCGGCCGGGGACCTGGAGGGCAAGACCGGGCTCTACCGCGAAGTGGACACCGGCGATCCGCTGCGCATCACCGTGGAGGACGGCGCGCTGCGGGTCGGGAACCAGCGCCTGGTCGCGCACTCCGCGAGCGAGTTCCAGGTGGGGGCGAGCGAGCGCCGTCTCGTCTTCGCGGCGGCTGCCGACGGTGCGCGACCGACGATCGACGAGTACACCGGAGAGTACTACGACAACACCTACGAGCCGGTCGATGAGTTCGCGCCGGCCGCCGGGCAGCTCGATGCGTACGTGGGCACCTTCCACAGTGACGACGCCGAAACCACCTTGGTGGTGGCAGTAGAGGGCGACCACCTGGTGGCAAAGCGGAGACCCGACGCCGTCTTCGAACTGGAGCCGGTCTACCAGGATGCGTTCAACGCGGGCGGCCTGGGGCGCATCCGCTTCGATCTGGGCGCCGACGGACGCGCGGCAGCCTTCAGCATCCGGCAGGGGCGCGTCTACGACATGCGATTCCAGCGAGTCGCCGACTCTGGAGAATGA
- a CDS encoding amidase, producing MRGSGSVTTKVAGRGRRDVSTRCRLAAIGLLLLSTACEAPEAAPVLEDAPDIDVVELTAEQIQADYAEGRYNAVQLTQAFLGRIERFEDLYNAFISMNPDALPTAAALDREYASTGPRGPLHGVPVVIKDNIDQAGRVTTAGYDGFSAATGGVDMIPDDDAAVVTRLHEAGAVILGKTNLPDFAGHGTRTESSVAGVTLNPYDVNRVPGGSSGGTATAVNASFAVLGLGTETGGSIQNPSAAQALVGVKPTYGLVPLEGVVPLNGSYADVVGPMAKTVQDAAAALDALAGPTPEDLATYAASGNMPEDGYAAALDPAALAGRRFGLVGEGWRDTWLPLAEETEAMYREAIGTIEERGAATVEDPFAGTGFVELYAERPRVPSASAYDMLNYFRGLGPGAAFHSVEEWEARSGKPFRDREDAERPPPARPSATEEGDAFQGWRADIRALFRSVLEDNDLDGLFFPQAGAPIGDLVEDPERPDFNPNNHPELPSNVINDIGLPVVTVPFGYYADGTPFVLAFIGDLWTEAALLGYAYDLEQATKARVPPQLR from the coding sequence ATGCGCGGGTCCGGTAGCGTGACGACAAAGGTCGCCGGGCGCGGGCGCCGCGATGTCAGTACGCGATGCCGGCTGGCGGCCATCGGGCTGCTGCTCCTCTCGACGGCCTGTGAAGCTCCCGAAGCCGCGCCCGTCCTGGAGGACGCGCCCGACATCGACGTCGTCGAGCTCACCGCCGAGCAGATCCAGGCCGACTATGCGGAAGGCCGCTACAACGCCGTTCAACTCACGCAGGCGTTCCTGGGCCGCATCGAGCGCTTCGAGGACCTCTACAACGCGTTCATCTCCATGAACCCGGATGCGCTGCCGACCGCCGCCGCCCTGGACCGCGAGTACGCTTCGACCGGCCCGCGCGGCCCGCTGCACGGGGTGCCGGTGGTGATCAAGGACAACATCGACCAGGCGGGCCGGGTCACCACCGCCGGCTACGACGGCTTCAGCGCGGCCACCGGCGGCGTGGACATGATCCCCGACGACGATGCCGCAGTCGTGACCCGCCTGCATGAAGCGGGCGCCGTCATTCTGGGAAAGACCAACCTGCCCGACTTCGCCGGACACGGCACCCGCACCGAGAGCTCGGTGGCCGGGGTCACACTGAACCCCTACGACGTCAACCGCGTCCCCGGGGGGTCGAGCGGCGGCACCGCCACGGCCGTCAACGCCAGCTTCGCCGTGCTCGGGCTGGGAACCGAGACCGGCGGGTCGATCCAGAATCCATCTGCGGCGCAGGCGCTCGTGGGGGTGAAGCCCACTTACGGGCTCGTGCCGCTCGAGGGCGTGGTGCCGCTGAACGGCAGCTACGCCGACGTGGTCGGGCCGATGGCGAAGACCGTGCAGGACGCCGCCGCCGCCCTGGACGCGCTCGCCGGGCCCACCCCGGAGGACCTGGCCACCTACGCCGCGTCGGGCAACATGCCGGAGGACGGCTATGCCGCCGCCCTCGACCCGGCCGCCCTGGCCGGCAGGCGCTTCGGGCTGGTGGGCGAGGGCTGGCGCGACACCTGGCTTCCGCTCGCCGAGGAAACCGAGGCGATGTACCGCGAGGCCATCGGCACCATCGAAGAACGAGGCGCCGCGACCGTGGAGGATCCGTTCGCGGGCACCGGCTTCGTCGAACTCTACGCGGAGCGCCCGCGCGTCCCCTCCGCCTCCGCCTACGACATGCTCAACTACTTTCGCGGCCTCGGTCCCGGGGCGGCGTTCCACAGTGTCGAGGAGTGGGAGGCGCGGTCGGGCAAGCCATTCCGCGACCGCGAGGACGCCGAGCGCCCACCCCCGGCACGCCCCAGCGCCACCGAGGAGGGCGACGCCTTCCAGGGTTGGCGTGCGGACATCCGCGCTCTGTTCCGCAGCGTGCTCGAAGACAACGACCTGGACGGCCTCTTCTTCCCCCAGGCCGGCGCGCCCATCGGCGATCTGGTCGAGGATCCGGAGCGTCCCGACTTCAATCCCAACAATCATCCCGAACTTCCCAGCAATGTCATCAACGATATTGGGCTTCCCGTCGTGACTGTGCCCTTCGGCTATTACGCGGACGGGACGCCCTTCGTGCTCGCCTTCATCGGAGACCTCTGGACCGAGGCGGCGCTACTGGGCTACGCATACGACCTGGAGCAGGCCACGAAAGCGCGAGTTCCACCCCAACTGAGGTAG